A genome region from Plasmodium vivax chromosome 11, whole genome shotgun sequence includes the following:
- a CDS encoding hypothetical protein, conserved (encoded by transcript PVX_115225A) yields the protein MNIKDLLHNEIIIIKITEFLTILEIQNLIISLRINVKTNLYFMNECLSILMDKEYTGEEEGEDAKENSGENNKVERNEGEPPPSADIARSNVSANQNDRRSPFGENETREGNPNWSSAAAHNEPPPTGEVIDLAAYEEERSHNLGQPPNEEATKQKTKFKQRKYKNFYEKNVKRVGNMRSIRECLKIDFYSRGKRPLHSGNPQKEGIKRFRKIWLYTHLFHEIIDLKKKFKNGFLKINNNEVVQRNRTKRFDLFQLFKINGKFYSIFDAPWVSVYFQFCLNAICVFCQQKVDRNTLCVFAEKINLTVSNKLLLNYFNHIIKSGERNLHVNKEGNSCQVISDQPPEGGGAGELGEPPQKRKKISVDSAEDCYELECASLKGQASGDDWDHDVRKEDTADTRSWRASVDNLPLGGESTTISMKDAKGSFMGGHNDSCSLRGANDSFSMVDTEGSLSLRDMGSRFSLKDTNDSTSWGGGTTFGGISWQGTNDDAPFHSHSRSQNQPHEELVQIREEFLAVRKTHIFCDDCSRILEYRMNIKSIFEALKKDYELLKKLKIMTKTFKIPKHLFCMCNYFFFKDKYILYFKKVSNNLQSLRKILKKKLINNFIFTFSLNFYKFVIRALLTCDDKKIYHSEDIFLFGFYVKYRNLLNMFNSPRIIYVYYSFHVILEKIKKLQLLFSHRHFLKLTHDLHFDVVAIIEKLKRADAKRIYRGISKYIYDSVNEDMLSTSSYEELYVHFFQCVKNYRFV from the coding sequence atgaatataaaagatTTGCTACACAATgaaattatcataataaaaataaccgAATTTTTGACCATACTGGAGATTCAAAATTTAATCATTTCGCTGAGAATTAATGTGAAGACgaatttgtattttatgaATGAGTGCCTGTCCATATTGATGGACAAGGAGTACacaggggaggaggagggggaagacgcGAAGGAAAATTCAGGAGAAAACAACAAAGTCGAAAGGAACGAAGGGGAGCCACCCCCCTCTGCTGATATAGCTAGATCGAATGTAAGTGCGAACCAGAATGATAGACGTAGCCCCTTCGGGGAAAACGAAACACGTGAGGGGAATCCCAACTGGAGTAGCGCTGCAGCACATAATGAGCCACCCCCAACCGGGGAAGTAATCGATTTGGCGGCCTACGAAGAGGAGCGCTCGCACAATTTGGGGCAACCCCCTAACGAGGAAGCAACAAAGCAGAAGACTAAATTTAAGCAGAGAAAGTACAAAAACTTCTACGAAAAGAACGTAAAAAGAGTGGGGAACATGCGGTCGATTAGGGAGTGCCTGAAGATCGATTTTTACTCGAGAGGGAAAAGACCGCTACACAGTGGGAACCCCCAAAAAGAAGGAATCAAACGGTTCAGAAAAATTTGGCTGTACACACACCTCTTCCACGAAATAATagatttgaagaaaaaatttaaaaatggatttttaaaaataaacaataatGAAGTGGTGCAAAGAAATAGGACCAAACGGTTTGATCTTTTTCagcttttcaaaattaatggaaaattttattccatttttgatGCCCCCTGGGTTTCTGTATATTTCCAATTTTGCTTAAATGCCATTTGCGTATTTTGTCAACAGAAAGTTGATAGGAACACCTTATGTGTATTTGCagagaaaattaatttaactGTGTCAAATAAATtgcttttaaattattttaaccATATTATAAAATCGGGGGAGCGCAACTTGCACGTAAACAAGGAGGGTAATTCTTGTCAGGTCATCTCAGATCAGCCCcctgaaggaggaggggcTGGCGAATTGGGGGAGCCCccacagaaaaggaaaaaaataagcgtTGATTCTGCTGAGGATTGTTACGAACTTGAGTGTGCGTCCCTCAAGGGGCAAGCCAGTGGTGATGATTGGGACCATGACGTCCGCAAGGAGGATACCGCGGACACCCGTTCGTGGCGTGCAAGTGTTGACAACCTtccgctggggggggagagcacTACGATTTCGATGAAAGACGCGAAGGGTTCCTTCATGGGAGGTCATAACGATTCATGCTCCCTCAGGGGTGCGAACGATTCCTTCTCCATGGTAGACACGGAAGGTTCCCTCTCCTTGAGAGACATGGGCAGCCGCTTCTCCCTGAAAGACACGAACGATAGCACCTCGTGGGGAGGGGGAACCACCTTCGGCGGCATTTCCTGGCAGGGCACGAACGACGACGCGCCGTTCCACTCGCATAGCCGCTCGCAAAATCAGCCGCATGAAGAACTCGTTCAAATTAGGGAAGAATTCCTAGCGGTAAGAAAAACGCACATTTTTTGCGACGACTGCTCAAGGATCCTGGAGTACAGAATGAACATCAAGTCCATTTTTGAAGCGTTGAAAAAAGATTAcgaattgttaaaaaaactgaaaatcATGACAAAGACGTTTAAAATCCCCAAACATCTTTTTTGTATGTGTAattacttcttttttaaggataaatacattttgtattttaaaaaagtttccaataatttgcaaagtttgagaaaaatattaaaaaaaaaattaataaacaattttatattcacCTTTTCGTTaaacttttataaatttgtaattCGAGCACTGCTAACATGTGATGACAAGAAAATTTACCATTCGGAGGACATTTTCTTGTTTGGCTTTTACGTCAAGTATAGGAATTTACTAAACATGTTTAACAGCCCCAGAATTATTTACGTGTACTACTCCTTCCAtgtcattttggaaaagattaaaaagCTTCAGCTTCTTTTTAGTCACAGGCATTTCTTAAAGTTGACGCATGATCTGCACTTTGACGTCGTCGCCATAATAGAGAAGCTCAAACGAGCGGATGCCAAGAGGATTTACAGGGGCATTTCCAAGTACATATATGACAGCGTGAATGAGGACATGTTATCCACGAGCAGCTACGAGGAGCTCTACGTCCACTTTTTCCAGTGCGTGAAGAATTACAGATTTGTCTAG
- a CDS encoding hypothetical protein, conserved (encoded by transcript PVX_115220A), with translation MFYPGMFREKPKDIISDKWKIILRVSGFLVSCYLICFHGDLFDIPENNKLS, from the coding sequence ATGTTTTACCCAGGAATGTTTCGAGAGAAGCCGAAGGACATCATTTCGGACAAGTGGAAAATCATTTTGAGGGTTTCGGGCTTCCTCGTGTCGTGTTATTTGATCTGCTTCCATGGGGACTTATTTGACATACCAGAAAATAACAAGCTGTCGTAG